One genomic window of Pseudomonadales bacterium includes the following:
- the rlmE gene encoding 23S rRNA (uridine(2552)-2'-O)-methyltransferase RlmE: protein MGRSKSSHRWLQEHERDHYVQKSRADGYRSRASYKLVELDKKDRLLWPGMTVVDLGSAPGGWSQVVADKVGGSGRVIASDILPMDAIADVEFIQGDFTEDAVFEQILASMDGEQADLVISDMAPNMSGIRAVDQPAAMYLVELAMDLAEKILTPGGNFVTKIFQGEGFDELLREARNRFDSAVIRKPDASRARSREIYLVAKGLRACSH, encoded by the coding sequence ATGGGTCGATCAAAAAGCAGTCATCGCTGGTTACAGGAGCACGAGAGGGATCACTATGTGCAAAAATCCCGGGCAGACGGCTACCGCTCCCGGGCCAGCTACAAGCTGGTGGAGCTGGACAAAAAAGATCGTCTGCTGTGGCCTGGTATGACGGTGGTTGACCTTGGCTCTGCACCCGGCGGCTGGTCTCAGGTGGTTGCGGATAAGGTTGGTGGTAGTGGTCGGGTGATTGCTTCGGATATACTGCCTATGGATGCCATCGCCGATGTAGAGTTCATTCAAGGTGACTTTACTGAAGATGCTGTGTTTGAGCAGATACTGGCCAGCATGGATGGAGAACAGGCGGACCTTGTAATTTCGGATATGGCCCCCAATATGAGTGGTATAAGGGCTGTAGATCAGCCTGCCGCCATGTACCTGGTGGAACTGGCGATGGATCTGGCAGAAAAAATCCTTACACCGGGCGGGAATTTTGTAACGAAAATTTTTCAGGGTGAGGGCTTTGACGAATTGTTGCGCGAGGCGCGCAACCGTTTTGACAGCGCAGTTATTCGCAAACCCGATGCATCTCGGGCGCGCTCCAGAGAAATTTATCTGGTCGCAAAAGGTCTTAGGGCCTGTTCACACTAA
- the dnaK gene encoding molecular chaperone DnaK — MGKIIGIDLGTTNSCVAILEGGKPKVIENAEGGRTTPSIVAFTDDNEILVGQSAKRQAVTNPENTLFAVKRLIGRRFDDDVVQKDIKMVPYKIVKADNGDAWVEVKGEQKAAPQISAEVLKKMKKTAEDYLGEAVTEAVVTVPAYFNDSQRQATKDAGKIAGLDVKRIINEPTAAALAYGMDKTPGDRVIAVYDLGGGTFDISIIEIADVDGEHQFEVLSTNGDTFLGGEDFDLRLIDYLANEFKKENGIDLHKDPMALQRLKEAAEKAKIELSSSQQTEVNLPYITADASGPKHLVVKLTRAKLESLVEELVNRSIEPLKVALKDAGKSASDIDDVILVGGQTRMPLVQAKVTEFFGKEPRKDVNPDEAVAMGASIQGAVLAGDVKDVLLLDVTPLTLGIETMGGVATPLIEKNTTIPTKKSQIFSTAEDNQTAVTIHVVQGERKQATGNKSLGRFDLADIPPAPRGMPQIEVTFDIDANGILHVGAKDKATGKEQSIVIKASSGLSDDEIENMVKDAEANAAEDKKFEELVQARNAADGLAHAARKTLEEAGDKASDEEKSAIEAAIAEVEAAVKGDDKEAMDAAAQKLSEASAGLAQKMYEEQAAQAQPEAGAAESSSPDDAVDAEFEEVKEDDKK; from the coding sequence ATGGGCAAGATAATCGGGATTGACCTGGGTACTACCAACTCCTGTGTGGCGATACTTGAAGGCGGTAAGCCAAAAGTGATTGAAAATGCCGAAGGAGGCCGCACGACACCATCCATTGTTGCATTTACGGATGACAATGAAATTCTGGTAGGACAGTCTGCAAAGCGGCAGGCGGTTACCAATCCGGAGAACACGCTGTTTGCCGTCAAGCGATTGATTGGCCGCCGGTTTGATGATGATGTGGTGCAGAAAGACATCAAAATGGTGCCTTACAAAATCGTCAAGGCCGATAACGGTGATGCATGGGTTGAAGTGAAGGGCGAGCAGAAGGCCGCACCTCAGATTTCAGCTGAAGTGCTGAAAAAAATGAAAAAGACGGCTGAGGACTATCTCGGAGAGGCTGTAACGGAAGCTGTTGTCACCGTACCGGCTTACTTTAATGATTCGCAGCGCCAGGCCACCAAAGATGCCGGTAAAATTGCCGGACTGGATGTCAAACGTATTATCAACGAGCCAACGGCTGCGGCACTGGCTTATGGTATGGACAAAACACCGGGTGACCGCGTGATTGCGGTTTATGACCTGGGTGGTGGTACCTTTGATATCTCCATTATCGAAATTGCGGACGTTGATGGCGAACACCAGTTTGAAGTGTTGTCTACCAATGGTGATACCTTCCTGGGTGGTGAGGATTTTGATCTGCGTTTGATTGATTATCTTGCGAATGAATTCAAGAAAGAGAATGGTATTGATCTGCACAAAGATCCCATGGCCCTGCAACGCCTGAAAGAGGCAGCAGAAAAAGCCAAGATCGAGTTGTCTTCCAGTCAGCAGACGGAAGTCAATTTGCCTTACATTACCGCAGACGCTTCGGGCCCCAAGCACTTGGTGGTGAAGCTGACGCGTGCCAAGCTGGAGTCGCTGGTTGAAGAACTGGTTAATCGCTCCATTGAGCCGCTCAAGGTGGCTCTGAAAGATGCCGGTAAGTCAGCGTCCGATATTGACGACGTAATTTTGGTCGGTGGTCAGACCCGCATGCCTCTGGTACAGGCAAAAGTAACAGAATTCTTTGGCAAGGAGCCGCGCAAGGATGTGAACCCCGATGAGGCCGTTGCCATGGGTGCTTCCATTCAGGGTGCCGTGCTTGCTGGTGATGTTAAAGATGTGCTGCTGCTGGATGTGACGCCGCTGACATTGGGCATTGAAACCATGGGTGGTGTTGCAACACCATTAATCGAGAAGAACACCACGATTCCAACCAAGAAATCGCAGATCTTCTCAACAGCCGAAGATAATCAAACTGCAGTAACGATTCATGTGGTTCAGGGTGAACGTAAGCAGGCGACTGGCAACAAGTCATTGGGTCGTTTTGATCTTGCTGATATTCCTCCGGCGCCTCGCGGCATGCCTCAAATTGAGGTGACATTTGACATCGATGCCAATGGCATTCTGCATGTGGGTGCGAAAGACAAGGCCACGGGCAAAGAGCAGTCGATTGTGATCAAGGCTTCTTCCGGTTTGTCGGACGACGAAATTGAGAACATGGTTAAAGATGCTGAAGCCAATGCGGCGGAAGACAAGAAGTTTGAAGAGTTGGTTCAGGCTCGCAATGCAGCTGATGGGCTCGCTCACGCAGCCAGGAAAACCCTTGAAGAAGCTGGTGATAAAGCCTCTGATGAAGAGAAGTCTGCTATTGAAGCCGCTATCGCTGAGGTGGAAGCCGCGGTTAAGGGTGACGACAAGGAAGCCATGGATGCGGCTGCCCAGAAACTTTCGGAGGCTTCCGCAGGTTTGGCTCAGAAGATGTATGAAGAGCAGGCAGCACAAGCGCAGCCGGAGGCTGGCGCTGCAGAGAGTTCCAGTCCGGATGATGCTGTTGATGCCGAGTTCGAAGAAGTAAAGGAAGATGATAAAAAGTAA
- the carB gene encoding carbamoyl-phosphate synthase large subunit translates to MPKRTDIKSILILGAGPIVIGQACEFDYSGAQACKALREEGYRVVLVNSNPATIMTDPTMADATYIEPVEWRTVAKIIEKERPDALLPTMGGQTALNCALDLAREGVLDKFGVDMIGADKEAIDKAEDREKFDKAMKSIGLDTPRATIVHSLEEAMQVPDRFGFPCIIRPSFTMGGSGGGIAYNREEFEEICKRGLDLSPTNELLIDESLIGWKEYEMEVVRDKNDNCIIICSIENFDPMGVHTGDSITVAPAQTLTDKEYQIMRNASLAVLREIGVETGGSNVQFGVDPDTGRMVIIEMNPRVSRSSALASKATGFPIAKVAAKLAVGYTLDELQNEITGGATPASFEPSIDYVVTKIPRFAFEKFSQADAKLTTQMKSVGEVMAIGRTFQESLQKALRGLEVGSAGFEPILDLAAEETASELRQQLSSPGAERIWYIGDALRAGMTIDDIFELTGIDRWYLVQIEDLIREESRLQETTIDNITADRLFRLKRKGFSDKRLAALLGVAEHVVRQQRQQLNIRPVFKRVDTCAAEFSTATAYMYSSYEEECEAQPSDRDKILVLGGGPNRIGQGIEFDYCCVHAALAMREDGYETIMVNCNPETVSTDYDTSDRLYFEPVTLEDVLEIVNVEKPKGVIVQFGGQTPLKLARALESEGVPIIGTTPDAIDRAEDRERFQQMINKLGLLQPPNTIVRSTEEAIEAAAGIGYPLVVRPSYVLGGRAMEIVYKENELLRYMSSAVQASEDSPVLLDYFLSSAIEVDIDAVSDGKQVVIGAIMQHIEQAGIHSGDSACSLPPYSLPEDVQQEMRDIVKAMAVELNVKGLMNVQLAWQDGKIYVIEVNPRASRTVPFVSKCIGTSLAKIAARCMADISLQDQGFTKEIIPPYYSVKEAVFPFNKFPGIDPILGPEMKSTGEVMGVADTFAEAYFKAQLGASDEIPSGGTAFISVREPDKKGIAAVASTLASLGFDLVATRGTAKVLSEAGLTVEIVNKVKEGRPHIVDMIKNEKIDLIINTTEGRQAIADSATIRSGAEQFGVYYTTTLAGGEAVCMALKEGSDTKVRSLQELHANIA, encoded by the coding sequence ATGCCAAAACGTACTGATATTAAAAGTATCCTGATTCTTGGGGCAGGCCCGATTGTCATTGGCCAGGCCTGTGAGTTTGATTACTCTGGTGCCCAGGCCTGCAAAGCCTTGCGCGAAGAAGGTTACCGAGTGGTGCTGGTGAACTCCAATCCCGCCACCATTATGACGGATCCGACAATGGCCGATGCCACCTACATCGAGCCTGTGGAGTGGCGTACCGTTGCCAAAATTATTGAAAAAGAGCGTCCCGATGCACTGCTGCCTACCATGGGTGGGCAAACAGCACTGAACTGTGCGCTGGATCTGGCAAGAGAGGGTGTGCTGGACAAATTTGGCGTGGATATGATTGGTGCCGACAAAGAGGCAATCGATAAAGCCGAAGACCGTGAAAAGTTTGATAAGGCAATGAAGTCCATTGGCCTTGATACGCCGCGTGCCACTATCGTGCACAGCCTCGAAGAAGCCATGCAGGTGCCGGACAGGTTTGGTTTTCCCTGTATTATCCGTCCGTCATTCACTATGGGTGGCTCCGGTGGTGGTATTGCCTATAACCGAGAAGAATTTGAAGAAATCTGCAAGCGAGGTCTCGACCTTTCGCCAACCAACGAACTGCTGATTGATGAATCCCTGATCGGATGGAAAGAATATGAGATGGAGGTGGTGCGCGATAAAAATGATAACTGCATCATCATTTGCTCCATTGAGAACTTTGACCCGATGGGTGTTCATACCGGCGACTCGATTACTGTTGCGCCAGCGCAGACATTGACCGATAAGGAATACCAGATTATGCGCAACGCCTCACTGGCGGTGTTGCGTGAGATCGGTGTGGAAACCGGTGGTTCCAATGTGCAGTTCGGGGTCGACCCCGATACTGGTCGCATGGTGATTATTGAAATGAACCCAAGAGTCTCCCGTTCTTCAGCTCTTGCTTCAAAAGCGACCGGTTTTCCCATTGCCAAGGTTGCCGCGAAGCTGGCAGTGGGTTACACGCTGGATGAATTGCAAAACGAAATTACCGGTGGTGCTACGCCGGCTTCTTTTGAACCCAGTATTGACTATGTGGTGACCAAAATACCGCGGTTTGCCTTTGAAAAATTCAGTCAGGCTGATGCCAAGCTGACTACCCAGATGAAGTCAGTGGGTGAAGTGATGGCGATTGGTCGCACTTTCCAGGAATCCTTGCAAAAAGCGCTGCGTGGGCTGGAAGTTGGTTCGGCAGGGTTTGAGCCGATACTGGACCTGGCAGCCGAGGAAACTGCTTCAGAGCTGCGTCAGCAGCTCAGTTCACCTGGAGCGGAGCGCATTTGGTATATCGGTGATGCTCTCCGGGCCGGGATGACGATAGACGACATATTTGAGCTTACCGGTATTGATCGCTGGTATCTGGTTCAGATCGAAGATCTGATTCGTGAAGAGAGTCGCTTGCAAGAGACGACAATAGATAACATCACTGCCGACCGCTTGTTCCGCCTGAAGCGCAAGGGCTTTTCGGATAAGCGACTTGCCGCGTTGCTGGGTGTTGCAGAGCATGTCGTGCGCCAACAGCGTCAGCAACTGAATATTCGTCCGGTGTTCAAGCGCGTCGATACTTGTGCGGCGGAGTTTTCAACGGCCACCGCCTATATGTACTCCAGCTACGAGGAAGAGTGCGAAGCGCAACCTTCTGATCGAGACAAAATACTGGTGCTGGGGGGCGGGCCTAACCGTATCGGTCAGGGTATCGAATTTGACTACTGTTGCGTGCATGCAGCATTGGCGATGCGTGAAGATGGCTATGAAACCATTATGGTCAACTGTAACCCGGAAACTGTTTCTACTGATTATGACACTTCCGACAGGCTCTACTTTGAGCCAGTGACACTGGAAGATGTACTGGAAATTGTGAACGTAGAAAAACCCAAGGGCGTGATTGTGCAGTTTGGTGGTCAGACACCGCTCAAACTGGCGCGCGCCCTTGAGTCAGAAGGCGTGCCGATTATAGGTACCACGCCGGATGCTATCGATCGTGCGGAAGATCGTGAGCGTTTCCAGCAAATGATTAACAAACTGGGCCTGCTGCAGCCCCCCAATACGATTGTTCGCTCAACAGAAGAAGCGATCGAAGCGGCAGCGGGTATAGGTTATCCACTGGTCGTGCGACCCTCCTATGTACTGGGTGGACGGGCAATGGAAATTGTCTACAAGGAAAACGAGCTGTTGCGTTATATGAGCAGTGCAGTGCAGGCTTCAGAAGATTCACCGGTGTTGCTGGACTACTTTCTGTCCTCGGCCATTGAGGTGGATATCGATGCCGTCAGTGACGGTAAACAGGTGGTGATTGGCGCCATCATGCAGCACATTGAGCAGGCCGGGATCCATTCCGGAGACTCAGCATGCTCGCTGCCACCCTACAGCCTGCCGGAAGATGTGCAGCAGGAAATGCGCGATATCGTAAAAGCCATGGCTGTGGAGCTGAACGTGAAAGGTTTGATGAATGTGCAGCTGGCTTGGCAGGATGGCAAGATTTACGTGATTGAGGTGAATCCGCGCGCCTCGCGTACGGTGCCTTTTGTATCGAAATGCATTGGCACCTCGTTGGCAAAAATAGCTGCGCGCTGCATGGCGGATATTTCACTGCAAGACCAGGGATTTACCAAAGAAATTATTCCACCGTACTACAGCGTTAAGGAAGCCGTTTTCCCGTTTAACAAGTTTCCCGGGATTGACCCAATTTTAGGGCCTGAAATGAAATCCACTGGCGAAGTAATGGGTGTGGCTGACACCTTCGCCGAAGCCTATTTCAAAGCGCAGTTGGGCGCGAGTGACGAAATTCCTTCCGGCGGTACAGCCTTTATCAGTGTGCGGGAACCCGATAAAAAAGGCATCGCTGCTGTGGCAAGCACTCTGGCATCGTTGGGTTTTGATCTTGTGGCCACTCGCGGAACCGCGAAAGTTCTCAGCGAAGCGGGCCTGACCGTAGAAATCGTTAACAAGGTGAAGGAAGGTCGCCCACATATTGTTGATATGATCAAAAATGAAAAAATTGATCTGATCATTAATACGACAGAAGGCAGGCAGGCAATCGCCGATTCGGCGACGATTCGTTCCGGGGCGGAACAGTTTGGTGTGTATTACACCACGACACTGGCAGGTGGCGAAGCTGTCTGTATGGCTCTGAAAGAGGGTAGTGATACCAAAGTGCGCTCACTGCAGGAACTGCATGCAAATATTGCCTGA
- the greA gene encoding transcription elongation factor GreA, which produces MNKIPMTVEGEAKLRAELEHLKKVERPRIVAAIAEAREHGDLKENAEYHAAREQQSFAEGRIQEIEGKLSHAQVIDIAQIPASNKVIFGSTVNIVNLETDAMVTYQIVGDDEADVKVGKISYQSPIARALIGKEVGDEVVVKTPAGDVDYEIDGVRHI; this is translated from the coding sequence ATGAACAAAATCCCGATGACAGTAGAAGGCGAAGCAAAACTGCGCGCCGAACTCGAGCATCTGAAAAAGGTTGAACGACCGCGTATTGTGGCAGCTATTGCCGAGGCCCGTGAACATGGTGATCTGAAGGAAAACGCCGAGTATCACGCGGCCCGTGAACAGCAAAGTTTTGCCGAGGGGCGTATTCAGGAAATCGAAGGCAAGTTGAGTCATGCTCAGGTGATCGATATTGCCCAGATTCCGGCCAGCAATAAAGTCATTTTTGGCAGTACGGTCAACATTGTTAACCTGGAAACGGATGCCATGGTCACTTACCAGATTGTGGGTGACGATGAGGCCGATGTTAAGGTTGGCAAAATTTCCTACCAGTCACCTATTGCCCGAGCACTGATAGGCAAGGAAGTTGGCGATGAAGTGGTTGTAAAAACGCCTGCGGGTGATGTGGATTACGAAATCGACGGTGTCCGGCATATTTGA
- the dapB gene encoding 4-hydroxy-tetrahydrodipicolinate reductase, with protein sequence MIKVAITGAAGRMGKTLIEAVTNNPATQLAAAIERPESTLIGADAGELAGVGKNGVVVVGDLNLVVDDFDVLIDFTSPAATVVNAAICAANGKKMVVGTTGFTDEQKALVLAAANTTALCMASNFSTGVNLCFKLLELAARVLGEDSDIEIYEAHHRHKVDAPSGTALSMGEVVADTLGRNLKEVAVYGREGQTGARDSKTIGFATVRAGDIVGDHTVTFAAEGERVEITHKASSRMSFARGAVRAAGWLADRKKGLFSMQDVLGLN encoded by the coding sequence ATGATAAAAGTGGCTATTACCGGTGCAGCTGGTCGTATGGGAAAGACCCTGATCGAAGCGGTTACCAATAATCCGGCTACACAGTTGGCGGCTGCCATTGAACGGCCGGAAAGCACCCTGATAGGTGCCGATGCCGGGGAGTTGGCAGGCGTGGGTAAAAACGGGGTTGTTGTTGTGGGTGATCTGAACCTGGTGGTCGATGATTTTGACGTGCTGATCGATTTCACTTCGCCCGCAGCTACGGTTGTTAATGCGGCTATCTGCGCGGCCAATGGCAAAAAAATGGTGGTAGGTACTACCGGGTTTACCGATGAGCAAAAAGCCCTGGTGCTGGCCGCTGCCAATACGACTGCGCTGTGTATGGCGTCGAACTTTAGTACCGGTGTGAACCTTTGTTTCAAATTGCTGGAGCTGGCTGCCCGGGTTCTGGGTGAAGATTCGGATATCGAAATTTATGAAGCCCACCACAGGCATAAAGTGGATGCGCCTTCGGGAACGGCATTGAGCATGGGTGAAGTGGTCGCAGATACGCTGGGTCGCAATTTGAAAGAAGTGGCCGTTTATGGCCGCGAAGGACAGACGGGCGCTCGGGACAGTAAAACCATTGGCTTTGCGACCGTGCGCGCTGGAGACATTGTTGGCGACCACACAGTAACTTTTGCTGCTGAAGGCGAGAGGGTGGAGATTACCCATAAGGCTTCCAGTCGCATGTCTTTTGCAAGAGGTGCCGTTCGCGCTGCTGGCTGGCTGGCAGATAGGAAAAAGGGTCTTTTCAGCATGCAGGATGTGTTGGGTCTCAATTAA
- the yhbY gene encoding ribosome assembly RNA-binding protein YhbY has translation MTLSNDEKKHLRRLGHNLKPIVTVAGNGLNENVIAELDRALDDHELIKVKLAVGDRSAKAQIINAICEQLNALNVQTIGHMLLLLRRAKKPNPKLSNLLR, from the coding sequence ATGACACTTTCCAACGATGAAAAAAAACATCTTCGACGTCTCGGTCACAACCTTAAACCAATTGTTACTGTTGCAGGTAACGGATTGAACGAAAATGTCATCGCCGAACTTGACCGAGCGCTGGACGACCACGAGCTGATCAAGGTGAAACTCGCCGTGGGCGACCGCAGTGCCAAGGCACAAATTATCAATGCGATCTGTGAGCAGCTCAATGCGCTGAATGTACAAACCATAGGCCACATGCTGCTGTTACTTCGTCGCGCAAAAAAACCCAATCCCAAACTATCCAATCTGTTGCGCTAG
- the dnaJ gene encoding molecular chaperone DnaJ: protein MSKRDYYDILGIAKGASEQELKKAYRRIAMKYHPDRNSDDPKSDEKFKEATEAYEVLSDKEKRAAYDQYGHAGVDPQSGFGGGGAGGFGDFGDVFGDVFGDIFGGRGGRGRGGPVRGSDLRYDLELSLEDAVRGTTVKIDIPTLVSCKTCDGSGAKEGTSASTCGTCQGAGQVRMSQGFFSVQQTCPKCHGRGRVIDDPCGSCYGQGRVKDKKTLSVKVPAGVDNGDRIRLGGEGEAGPEGGPSGDLYVQVRVREHSIFERDGRNLYCEVPISIVDAALGGELEVPTLDGRVKLKIPEETQTGRLFRLRGKGVTSVRGGGAGDLLCRVIVETPVNLNSEQKDLLRQLQSGLGEVKHSPRSSSWFEGVKKFFDGFTA, encoded by the coding sequence ATGTCCAAACGTGATTATTACGACATATTGGGTATTGCCAAAGGCGCTTCCGAGCAGGAACTGAAGAAGGCTTACCGCCGTATTGCCATGAAATACCACCCTGATCGGAATTCGGATGACCCCAAGTCCGATGAAAAATTCAAAGAGGCCACCGAAGCCTACGAAGTGCTTTCGGATAAAGAAAAGCGCGCAGCCTATGATCAGTACGGTCACGCTGGCGTTGACCCTCAAAGTGGGTTTGGGGGTGGCGGTGCTGGAGGTTTTGGTGATTTCGGCGATGTTTTTGGTGACGTTTTTGGCGACATCTTTGGCGGTCGCGGTGGCCGTGGTCGAGGTGGGCCAGTGCGCGGCTCGGACCTGCGTTACGATCTTGAGTTGAGTCTGGAAGACGCTGTTCGCGGAACAACGGTGAAAATAGATATTCCCACGCTGGTCAGCTGTAAAACCTGTGATGGTTCCGGTGCCAAAGAGGGAACCTCTGCCTCTACCTGTGGCACCTGTCAGGGTGCCGGTCAGGTGCGTATGTCTCAAGGTTTCTTTTCGGTGCAGCAAACCTGTCCAAAGTGTCATGGGCGAGGACGTGTTATTGATGATCCCTGTGGCAGTTGTTATGGTCAGGGGCGTGTGAAGGATAAGAAGACCCTGTCGGTAAAAGTGCCTGCCGGCGTTGATAATGGCGATCGAATTCGTCTTGGCGGTGAGGGTGAGGCCGGACCGGAGGGTGGTCCTTCAGGCGATCTTTATGTACAGGTGCGAGTGCGGGAACATTCCATTTTTGAGCGAGATGGGCGCAATTTATACTGCGAAGTACCCATCAGCATTGTTGATGCCGCGCTGGGGGGTGAGCTTGAAGTGCCGACCCTGGATGGGCGTGTGAAACTGAAAATTCCGGAAGAAACGCAAACAGGGCGATTGTTCCGGCTGCGTGGCAAAGGTGTGACTTCGGTTCGCGGTGGCGGTGCTGGTGATTTGCTGTGTCGTGTGATTGTAGAAACACCCGTTAACCTGAATTCAGAGCAAAAAGATCTGCTCCGTCAGTTACAATCCGGTCTGGGTGAAGTCAAGCACTCGCCGCGCAGTTCATCCTGGTTTGAAGGCGTGAAAAAGTTCTTTGATGGATTTACTGCGTAA
- a CDS encoding TIGR01458 family HAD-type hydrolase, which yields MRETKAVLFDLDGVFYEGATLIAGGARVLNQLAEKGVPHCFITNTTTRSRRELAKKLLALGLPANESQIITAPVATASYLRSQGYRRCRLVVNESVREDFTGIPLSSTEPDCLVIGDIGPVWDYALLNDLFQQVMGGADIVAMHKNRFWKTEAGLQLDIGGFVTALEYVTGVAATVVGKPSTAFFELALQLLGQAKEGAVVVGDDIENDIGAAQQAGIAGVLVKTGKYRSDIAARSAVKPAAVIDSVAGLPALFW from the coding sequence TTGCGAGAAACAAAGGCTGTGCTCTTTGACCTGGATGGTGTGTTTTATGAAGGCGCAACACTCATAGCAGGTGGTGCCCGCGTTCTGAATCAGCTGGCGGAAAAAGGTGTTCCACACTGCTTCATTACCAATACTACAACGAGATCCCGGCGAGAGCTGGCCAAAAAACTGCTGGCCTTGGGTTTGCCTGCCAATGAGAGCCAGATTATTACCGCTCCTGTTGCTACGGCCAGTTATCTGCGTAGCCAGGGATATCGGCGTTGCCGTCTGGTGGTCAATGAATCGGTAAGGGAGGATTTTACGGGTATCCCGCTCTCGTCGACAGAGCCCGATTGTCTGGTAATAGGTGATATCGGGCCGGTATGGGACTACGCTCTGTTGAATGATCTGTTTCAGCAAGTTATGGGTGGCGCAGACATTGTGGCTATGCATAAAAACCGTTTCTGGAAAACGGAGGCCGGGTTGCAACTGGATATTGGCGGGTTTGTTACTGCTCTTGAGTATGTTACTGGTGTTGCTGCCACGGTAGTGGGCAAACCGAGTACTGCTTTTTTCGAGCTGGCACTACAACTGCTGGGGCAGGCAAAAGAAGGGGCTGTTGTGGTGGGCGACGACATCGAAAACGATATTGGAGCCGCTCAACAGGCAGGTATTGCTGGTGTGCTGGTGAAAACAGGTAAATACCGGTCTGACATTGCGGCAAGGTCTGCTGTTAAACCGGCTGCAGTTATCGATTCAGTAGCCGGTCTGCCAGCGCTGTTTTGGTGA
- the carA gene encoding glutamine-hydrolyzing carbamoyl-phosphate synthase small subunit — protein sequence MPTNEEVALSTDTHRPAVLALEDGTIFRGIAVGASGVSSGEVVFNTALTGYQEILTDPSYARQIVTLTYPHIGNVGVNSEDEESDRIWAAGLVIRDLPMLVSNFRSEQSLDEYLKSRDILGIAEIDTRKLTRILREKGAQSGCLMAGSSVDEQLDESKAVEVAKSFGGLKGMDLAKEVTAEQPYPWVEGSWELGKGFTMPAEKPYKVVAYDFGAKRNILRMLVDRGCELMVVPAQTPASDVLAMNPDGVFLSNGPGDPEPCDYAIEAIQQILETGIPVFGICLGHQLLALASGAKTVKMKFGHHGANHPVQSLDTGVVLITSQNHGFAVDEKTLPENLRTTHRSLFDGSLQGIHRTDKPAFSFQGHPEASPGPHDAAPLFDHFIELMASAN from the coding sequence ATGCCCACTAATGAGGAGGTTGCATTGAGTACCGATACCCATCGGCCAGCTGTTCTTGCGCTTGAGGATGGCACAATTTTCAGGGGCATTGCTGTTGGTGCCAGCGGCGTTTCCAGTGGTGAAGTGGTATTCAATACAGCGTTGACCGGTTATCAGGAAATTTTGACTGATCCGTCTTACGCTCGTCAGATTGTGACCTTGACTTACCCTCATATAGGCAATGTCGGGGTGAACAGCGAAGATGAAGAGTCTGATCGTATATGGGCTGCAGGGCTGGTCATTCGGGATCTGCCAATGCTGGTCAGTAATTTTCGCAGCGAACAATCCCTGGATGAGTACCTCAAGTCCCGCGATATTCTTGGCATTGCCGAGATTGATACCCGCAAATTAACCCGGATTTTGCGTGAGAAAGGCGCCCAGAGTGGTTGCTTGATGGCGGGATCTTCGGTTGACGAACAGCTCGATGAAAGCAAAGCTGTTGAGGTGGCTAAATCATTTGGTGGACTAAAAGGAATGGATCTGGCCAAGGAGGTGACTGCGGAACAGCCATATCCCTGGGTTGAGGGCAGCTGGGAGCTTGGCAAGGGGTTTACCATGCCAGCTGAAAAGCCTTATAAAGTCGTGGCCTATGATTTTGGTGCCAAGCGCAACATTCTGAGAATGCTGGTAGATCGTGGCTGCGAGCTAATGGTCGTGCCTGCGCAGACACCAGCCAGTGACGTACTGGCCATGAACCCGGATGGTGTGTTTTTGTCGAACGGCCCCGGCGATCCAGAACCCTGCGATTATGCAATCGAAGCCATACAGCAGATCCTTGAGACGGGCATTCCGGTGTTCGGTATTTGCCTTGGCCACCAGTTGCTTGCACTGGCTTCCGGAGCCAAAACGGTGAAGATGAAGTTTGGTCACCACGGAGCCAATCACCCTGTTCAGAGCCTTGATACCGGTGTTGTCCTGATTACCAGCCAGAATCACGGTTTTGCTGTAGATGAAAAAACGCTGCCTGAAAATCTGCGGACTACCCACCGGTCATTGTTTGACGGTTCATTACAGGGTATTCATCGTACTGATAAACCTGCGTTCAGCTTTCAGGGGCATCCTGAAGCGAGCCCAGGGCCGCACGACGCAGCCCCGTTATTTGACCATTTTATTGAATTGATGGCTTCGGCCAACTGA